Proteins encoded together in one Astatotilapia calliptera chromosome 7, fAstCal1.2, whole genome shotgun sequence window:
- the LOC113027282 gene encoding protein CutA homolog isoform X1 — protein sequence MEWLFQRCYKEVVLSFRSVLLVSCLFLILLACLFPGLWSIGVQLHSVCTGSYVPGHYSVLVINTPNEQTAKDVGRAIMERRLAASVNILSKTSTMFYWKGEIQDANEILMLVKTKTSRIQKVVDYVRSIHPYGNPEVLSLAVDDGSLAYMKWMDEAIPDD from the exons ATGGAGTGGCTCTTCCAGCGATGCTATAAAGAGGTCGTCTTGAGCTTTCGCTCCGTACTGCTCGTGTCGTGTTTG TTCTTGATCCTGCTGGCGTGCCTGTTCCCCGGGCTGTGGTCCATTGGGGTCCAGCTTCATTCTGTATGCACAGGGAGCTATGTACCAGGGCACTACTCTGTCCTTGTCATCAACACTCCCAATGAGCAAACAGCAAAGGACGTTGGCAG GGCAATCATGGAAAGGCGGTTGGCGGCCAGCGTTAACATTCTCTCCAAGACCTCCACAAT GTTCTATTGGAAAGGAGAAATCCAGGATGCAAATGAAATCCTGATG CTGGTGAAAACAAAGACTTCCAGGATCCAGAAGGTGGTGGACTACGTGAG GTCTATACATCCCTACGGGAACCCAGAAGTCCTCAGTCTTGCAGTAGATGACGGCAGCTTGGCATACATGAAATGGATGGACGAAGCCATTCCAGATGACTGA
- the LOC113027282 gene encoding protein CutA homolog isoform X2, whose amino-acid sequence MEWLFQRCYKEVVLSFRSVLLVSCLFLILLACLFPGLWSIGVQLHSVCTGSYVPGHYSVLVINTPNEQTAKDVGRFYWKGEIQDANEILMLVKTKTSRIQKVVDYVRSIHPYGNPEVLSLAVDDGSLAYMKWMDEAIPDD is encoded by the exons ATGGAGTGGCTCTTCCAGCGATGCTATAAAGAGGTCGTCTTGAGCTTTCGCTCCGTACTGCTCGTGTCGTGTTTG TTCTTGATCCTGCTGGCGTGCCTGTTCCCCGGGCTGTGGTCCATTGGGGTCCAGCTTCATTCTGTATGCACAGGGAGCTATGTACCAGGGCACTACTCTGTCCTTGTCATCAACACTCCCAATGAGCAAACAGCAAAGGACGTTGGCAG GTTCTATTGGAAAGGAGAAATCCAGGATGCAAATGAAATCCTGATG CTGGTGAAAACAAAGACTTCCAGGATCCAGAAGGTGGTGGACTACGTGAG GTCTATACATCCCTACGGGAACCCAGAAGTCCTCAGTCTTGCAGTAGATGACGGCAGCTTGGCATACATGAAATGGATGGACGAAGCCATTCCAGATGACTGA